Proteins from a genomic interval of Helicoverpa armigera isolate CAAS_96S chromosome 9, ASM3070526v1, whole genome shotgun sequence:
- the LOC110374858 gene encoding 2-oxoglutarate dehydrogenase complex component E1, whose product MSLAKSILRTSQKYKYVCGPALKMCLSSNAESFLCGANANFLEAQYLEWSKSRGSGAIDSKWDGFYDSVCGPALKIEEMQDDFSPTTVHPDQKKEGGKSSEDDVQERIKLNLAVASLIRSYQSRGHLLAKTDPLGLTLPARLIASSKNLPLDSKGIESVVVARELTSMLTEEHLDMKFELPDRTFIGGKETSLTLREIIRRMELVYCGSIGIEYMHMYDIDAVTFLREKMEVPGAFDMNNKEKRDIMRRLTKAVFLEKYFAVKWPAEKRFGLEGGESMIVMLEEIVDTSTKLGVESITMAMQHRGRLNMLVNVCRKQLLDIFAQFKPMEPVESVSGDVKYHLGTFIHRFIRRTNKYIKVSMSANPSHLEVVSPVVCGKARAEQFWRGDNNGDKVMAIVMHGDAAMCGQGVVYETFSLSNLPAFTTHGAIHIICNNQIGYTTDPRFSRSSPYCSDIAKMIDAPVLHVNGDDAEAVAYVARVAIEFRCKFKKDVVLDLVCYRRHGHSEEDEPMFTQPFMYKKIRSLKTVDLMYADKLKSEGVATEADIKGWEKEYTDTLNKHFELAKKVTKLSITDWIDTPWTGFFEAVDPNKILETGISQASINTIANHFTQPPEPWAFEIHKGVTRILQNREKMVKEGIADWPMGEALAYGSLLRDQVHIRFTGEDVERGTMAHRHHVYHHQGVDGATYRVLDTLYPDQARYELHNSSLSEFGILGFEMGYSYSSPKVLSIWEAQYGDFADTAQPMFDTFIANGESKWVSQSGIVVQLPHGIDGAGPEHSSGRIERYLQMCDDDEDIIPDLDDKSLILKQLRACNWIVCNVTTPANYFHMIRRQIAMPFRKPLIIMTPKVGLKHPYYRSKFSEFLPGTSFRRVIPEEGPASKKPEGVKKLIFCTGNVAIKINDLRKEKKLEDKIALCRVEQVYPFPYDLVLKEFCKYEKAKKAWCQEEHKNQGAWPFVKVRMENLFQQKIECISRPASSASATGIKWVHLKELKELKDRIIAGCV is encoded by the exons ATGTCTTTAGCGAAATCTATATTGAGAACTTCCCaaaagtataaatatgtatgcggtCCAGCG TTGAAGATGTGCCTGTCTTCAAACGCGGAGTCGTTTCTGTGCGGCGCTAACGCGAATTTTCTTGAAGCGCAATACTTGGAGTGGTCAAAGTCAAGAGGATCAGGAGCCATTGATTCG AAATGGGATGGATTCTATGATAGCGTCTGCGGTCCTGCGTTAAAGATTGAAGAAATGCAGGACGACTTTAGTCCTACAACAGTCC ATCCTGACCAAAAAAAGGAAGGAGGGAAAAGTTCAGAGGACGACGTTCAAGAAAGAATCAAACTGAATTTGGCAGTCGCCAGTTTAATTCGAAGTTATCAG TCTCGTGGTCACCTGCTCGCGAAGACTGACCCTCTCGGCCTGACATTACCAGCCAGGCTCATCGCGTCATCGAAGAATTTGCCTCTGGACTCCAAAGGGATAGAGTCTGTTGTGGTAGCCCGGGAATTGACCTCAATGTTAA CCGAGGAACACTTGGACATGAAGTTTGAACTACCTGATAGAACGTTTATTGGCGGCAAGGAGACATCGCTAACACTCAG AGAGATAATCCGGCGCATGGAGCTGGTGTACTGCGGGTCGATAGGCATTGAGTACATGCACATGTACGACATTGATGCCGTGACGTTCCTCCGCGAGAAGATGGAGGTGCCGGGCGCCTTCGACATGAACAACAAGGAGAAGAGAGACATCATGAGGCGGCTCACTAAGGCTGTCTT CCTAGAAAAATACTTCGCCGTCAAATGGCCGGCGGAGAAGAGGTTTGGTTTGGAAGGCGGTGAGAGCATGATCGTGATGCTGGAAGAGATTGTGGACACCAGCACCAAGCTTGGCGTGGAGTCCATCACCATGGCCATGCAGCATAGAG GTCGTCTAAATATGTTGGTGAATGTATGCCGAAAACAGTTGCTTGATATTTTTGCGCAATTCAAGCCTATGGAACCGGTGGAAAGT GTTTCCGGCGACGTGAAATACCATTTGGGCACTTTCATCCACCGGTTCATCCGTCGTACGAACAAGTACATCAAGGTGTCGATGAGCGCGAATCCTTCTCACTTGGAGGTGGTCTCGCCCGTCGTCTGCGGGAAGGCTCGCGCCGAACAATTCTGGAGAGGCGATAATAATGGCGACAAG GTGATGGCTATTGTGATGCACGGAGACGCGGCCATGTGCGGCCAGGGCGTGGTGTACGAGACGTTCTCTCTGAGCAACCTGCCCGCCTTCACCACGCACGGAGCCATCCACATCATCTGCAACAACCAGATCGGGTACACCACCGACCCGCGCTTCTCTAGGAGCTCGCCCTACTGCTCAG ATATAGCAAAAATGATCGACGCTCCGGTGCTACACGTGAACGGCGACGACGCCGAAGCAGTTGCGTACGTTGCGCGCGTGGCTATCGAGTTCCGCTGCAAGTTCAAGAAGGACGTAGTTCTGGACCTGGTCTGCTACCGGCGCCACGGTCACAGCGAGGAGGACGAGCCCATGTTCACGCAGCCCTTCATGTACAAGAAGATTAGGTCACTCAAAACTG TCGATTTGATGTATGCGGACAAACTGAAATCGGAGGGTGTGGCGACCGAGGCCGACATCAAGGGCTGGGAGAAGGAGTACACCGACACGCTCAACAAACACTTCGAGCTCGCCAAGAAGGTCACCAAGCTCAGCATCACGGACTGGATCGATACTCCCTGGACCGGCTTCTTTGAAGCTGTCGACCCTAACAAG ATATTAGAAACTGGAATAAGTCAGGCATCAATAAACACTATTGCCAATCACTTCACTCAACCACCTGAGCCGTGGGCCTTTGAGATACACAAGGGTGTCACAAGGATTTTACAAAATCGAGAAAAAATG GTGAAGGAGGGCATCGCGGACTGGCCGATGGGCGAGGCGCTGGCGTACGGCTCCCTGCTGCGCGACCAGGTGCACATTCGCTTCACCGGCGAGGACGTCGAGCGAGGCACCATGGCGCACAG GCATCACGTGTACCACCACCAGGGCGTGGACGGCGCCACGTACCGTGTGCTCGACACCCTCTACCCCGACCAGGCCCGCTACGAGCTACACAACAGCTCGCTCTCAGAGTTCG GTATCTTGGGCTTCGAGATGGGTTACTCATACTCGAGCCCGAAGGTGCTGTCCATTTGGGAGGCGCAGTACGGAGACTTCGCGGACACAGCGCAGCCAATGTTTGACACTTTCATCGCAAACGGCGAGAGCAAGTGGGTCAGCCAGTCAGGCATCGTGGTGCAACTGCCACACGGCATCGACGGAGCT GGTCCGGAGCACTCGTCGGGACGCATTGAGAGATACCTGCAAATGTGCGATGATGATGAGGACATCATACCTGACCTGGACGATAAGAGTTTGATCT TGAAACAGCTGCGTGCCTGCAACTGGATAGTATGCAACGTGACGACTCCGGCCAACTACTTCCACATGATCCGGCGGCAAATAGCGATGCCGTTCCGCAAGCCGCTGATCATCATGACGCCTAAAGTCGGCCTGAAGCACCCCTACTACAGGTCCAAGTTCAGCGAGTTCCTTCCCGGGACTTCCTTTAGAAG AGTCATCCCGGAAGAGGGACCAGCCAGCAAAAAGCCTGAAGGTGTTAAAAAGCTAATCTTCTGCACCGGCAACGTAGCTATCAAAATTAATGACCTTCGAAAAGAGAAGAAACTGGAGGACAAAATTGCCTTGTGTCGCGTCGAACAGGTGTACCCGTTTCCTTACGACCTGGTCCTCAAAGAGTTCTGCAAATACGAAAAGGCGAAGAAAGCATGGTGTCAGGAGGAACACAAGAATCAAGGCGCTTGGCCTTTCGTCAAAGTTCGCATGGAGAATCtctttcaacaaaaaattga ATGCATTTCAAGACCAGCGAGTTCGGCTTCGGCGACGGGAATAAAATGGGTTCACTTGAAGGAGTTGAAAGAACTCAAGGATAGAATTATTGCAGGCTGCGTCTAG
- the LOC110374891 gene encoding uncharacterized protein LOC110374891 isoform X1, with translation MKNIFFLNFSLILIYFYDVECMTVIPERANIVYTNPKFLENTTITVRRYSRKSPYYVNLVGFTKHEWNNNITVDVVLKQFLHNEYRRSFIEMHYKLCDFINKEPFVGGAAKNAGLRCPMPAGHQAMVNMTAPTENFPNVFPFERGSVDIDISVTGTKELVMQMSIKLTFIQKKIAI, from the exons atgaaaaacattttttttctaaacttttccttaattttgatatatttctATGATGttgaa TGTATGACTGTTATCCCTGAGAGGGCGAATATAGTATACACGAACCCCAAATTCCTGGAGAACACGACGATCACCGTGCGCCGCTATAGCAGGAAGTCTCCCTACTATGTCAACCTTGTTGGCTTCACTAAACATGAATGGAACAACAATATTACG GTGGACGTAGTTCTCAAGCAGTTCTTGCATAACGAGTACCGACGTTCATTTATTGAGATGCATTACAAATTATGCGATTTCATAAACAAGGAGCCTTTTGTAGGGGGCGCTGCAAAAAATGCCGGCCTACGGTGCCCTATGCCAGCC GGACATCAAGCTATGGTGAACATGACGGCTCCTACAGAAAACTTTCCGAATGTGTTTCCCTTCGAGAGAGGCAGCGTGGACATCGACATTTCCGTCACAGGCACGAAGGAGTTGGTCATGCAGATGTCCATCAAATTAACCTTCATACAGAAGAAAATTGcaatataa
- the LOC110374877 gene encoding sugar transporter SWEET1 — MLDVLADVLQPYKEVVGNTAAIVTVGQMFSGSFICWDIYKQGGTRGIGIMPFLGGIIMSVLNLKFGYILRDDKMIQVNLVGLALNIIYTMIYFNYTHEKMKVWAQIGLSGAFSAALIGYAQMEDPKLVENRFGTIITAFMFYLIASPLFGLKEIIKNKSTEGMPFPIILSGSVVTFMWLLYGIILRNKFLVVQNIVAVVLCGSQLALFVIYPSKPKGKERKPKAKKAD; from the exons ATGTTGGACGTACTAGCCGATGTGCTGCAGCCGTACAAGGAGGTGGTGGGTAACACCGCCGCCATCGTCACGGTAGGCCAGATGTTCTCCGGCTCCTTCATCTGCTGGGACATCTACAAGCAGGGAGGCACCAGGGGTATTGGCATCATGCCCTTCCTTGGTGGTATTATTAT gaGCGTTCTCAACTTGAAATTCGGCTACATTCTCCGCGACGACAAGATGATCCAAGTGAACTTGGTTGGTTTGGCTCTCAACATCATCTACACTATGATATACTTCAACTACACACATGAGAAGATGAAGGTTTGGGCGCAGATCGGTCTCTCGGGTGCATTCTCTGCTGCTCTGATTGGTTATGCTCAAATGGAGGATCCCAAGCTGGTTGAGAACAGATTTGGAACTATCATCACCGCTTTCATGTTCTATTTGATCGCCTCACCGCTGTTTGGACTG AAAGAAATAATCAAGAACAAGAGCACTGAGGGCATGCCGTTCCCCATCATCCTGTCAGGATCCGTCGTGACCTTCATGTGGCTGCTGTACGGCATCATACTCAGGAATAAGTTCCTTGTT gtacaaaatattgtagCTGTAGTTCTGTGCGGATCGCAACTGGCTCTCTTCGTGATCTATCCTTCGAAACCGAAGGGCAAGGAAAGGAAGCCCAAAGCTAAGAAAGCCGACTAA
- the LOC126054265 gene encoding SAC3 domain-containing protein 1 has product MSSYFDFFCNNINKNCQESQNVDRIAGACYSMCPDEEVKLRESERLVHVLEVWGSERKLVKSYSRSAADSNMAVPRLLRPYSTLTNTVQYLLLDITRRVDVPASVVYDYVDDRLRAVRQDVTIQRLPPEQCVCLLEPMIRFYVYYGYQLSDLPLKDYDPVLNKKRLLECIKWYLSCCDTIDKTQGKLDQLSGFFSNLELNSSKQYKLVNDQVLMESLYILCNLDDLHPLFRYVKLSKDLKRNKKLQLAYEIAIANIQGNYIKVCRLSEKLCPLSYSALSTYLPTLQRRALEVMSHAYNSKRLTVPLTSVSRWLRYGAAAAARQACEHYGLTVDGDAVRFDKTTFKHDATLNIPKTVDIRKKFDLSIMDIFTYTTDK; this is encoded by the exons ATGTCTTCCTATTTTGATTTCTTTTGCAACAACATCAATAAGAATTGTCAAGAATCACAAAATGTTGACCGCATTGCCGGCGCTTGTTACTCAATGTGCCCTGATGAAGAAGTCAAGTT GCGCGAGTCTGAGCGGCTAGTGCACGTGTTAGAAGTGTGGGGCAGTGAGAGGAAGCTGGTGAAGAGTTACAGCAGGTCGGCTGCAGACTCCAACATGGCTGTCCCGCGCCTGCTGCGACCGTACTCCACGCTCACCAACACTGTACAGTATCTGCTGCTTGA TATAACAAGAAGAGTAGATGTACCAGCATCGGTAGTGTATGACTATGTAGATGACCGCCTAAGAGCTGTGAGGCAGGACGTCACAATACAGCGGCTGCCTCCTGAACAGTGTGTTTGTCTTCTAGAACCTATGATTAGGTTCTATGTCTATTATGGATATCA GTTATCAGACCTACCTCTAAAAGACTATGACCCAGTCCTCAACAAGAAGCGCTTActagaatgtataaaatggtATCTTTCATGCTGTGACACGATTGATAAAACACAAGGAAAATTGGATCAGCTGAGCGGATTCTTTTCCAACCTTGAGTTGAACAGTAGTAAGCAATATAAACTGGTCAATGATCAAGTCCTAATGGAAAGCCTTTACATTTTGTGCAATCTAGATGATTTACATCCATTATTCAGATATGTTAAACTATCTAAAGATTTAAAGAG AAACAAGAAGCTCCAATTAGCATACGAAATAGCAATAGCAAACATTCAGGGCAATTACATAAAAGTCTGTAGACTGTCTGAAAAACTGTGCCCTCTGTCATATTCTGCACTTTCCACCTACCTACCCACACTGCAACG CCGTGCACTAGAGGTGATGAGCCACGCATACAACAGCAAGCGGCTGACAGTTCCACTGACGAGTGTGTCGCGCTGGTTGCGCTAtggagcggcggcggcggcccgACAGGCCTGCGAGCACTACGGTCTGACGGTGGACGGAGACGCCGTGCGGTTCGATAAGACTACCTTCAAACATGATGCTACATTG AATATACCCAAAACTGTGGACATAAGGAAGAAATTTGATTTAAGTATAATGGATATTTTTACATATACAACagacaaataa
- the LOC110372680 gene encoding transmembrane GTPase Marf isoform X2, with protein MMQRDDKIFVRAKKKINDIFVEIDDYVKDAVTFMHAVTGENGIATPQDLANVEAYVSKVQAIREVLKRDHMKVAFFGRTSNGKSTVINAMLHDKILPSGIGHTTNCFLQVEGSDTDESFLRTDGSEEKLNVQSVSQLGHALCASRLQECSLVHVYWPRELCALLRDDVVLVDSPGVDVTPNLDEWIDQYCLDADVFVLVANAESTLMVTEKNFFHKVSTKISQPNIFILNNRWDASASEPEYLDQVRTQHANRCVDFLSRELRVCSPKEAEERIFFISAKEALLTRMREREKPVSSPILAEGHQVRYFEFVDFERKFEECISKSAVRTKFAQHSRRGKNIAAEVMAALEQVYNTATDQKAAKVEKQRVLHEQLSAIEEQLTTITRQMKDKINRMVESVEHKVSLTLSQEIRRLSALVDEYDAPFRTERGALDQYKRALHKHVESGLGSRLKKRLSADIGNEMDQAQKEMADRMYNILPMHKRAAAASYIIPHQQPFEVLYRLNCDNLCADFTEDLSFRFSYGITALIQRFQGKHSSKIALKNPPQYTQIPPSVSSIPSSMEVARSNGPTLAGSVGLSAEEWGLVSKFALGALTSQGTMGGLLLSGLLLKTVGWRFVAVTGVLYGALYAYERLTWTARAQQRVFKQQYVAHASKKLRLIVDLTSANCSHQVQQELSTMFARLCRLIDEATTEMDSELCEVKEAIKMLDSASTSAKKLRNKANYLSHELELFDDAFLKLN; from the exons ATGATGCAACGAGATGATAAG ATATTTGTGAGGGCTAAGAAGAAGATTAATGATATATTTGTTGAGATAGATGATTATGTCAAAGATGCCGTCACTTTTATGCATG cTGTCACGGGTGAAAATGGCATCGCAACTCCACAGGACCTGGCCAACGTGGAGGCCTATGTATCCAAAGTGCAAGCCATACGAGAAGTGCTCAAACGAGATCACATGAAAGTCGCCTTCTTTGGCCG GACAAGCAACGGTAAGAGTACAGTGATCAACGCGATGTTACACGACAAGATCCTGCCGAGCGGCATCGGGCACACCACCAACTGCTTCCTGCAGGTCGAGGGCTCCGACACCGACGAGTCCTTTCTCAGGACCGACGGCTCCGAGGAGAAGCTTAATGTGCAG TCAGTGAGCCAGCTCGGCCACGCCCTGTGCGCGTCGCGGCTGCAGGAGTGCTCGCTGGTGCACGTGTACTGGCCGCGCGAGCTGTGCGCGCTGCTGCGCGACGACGTGGTGCTGGTGGACAGCCCCGGCGTCGACGTCACGCCCAACCTCGACGAGTGGATCGACCAGTACTGCCTCGACGCCGACGTCTTCGTGCTCGTCGCCAACGCAGAGTCCACGCTCATGGTCACT GAGAAGAACTTCTTTCATAAAGTATCGACAAAAATATCGCAACCGAACATATTCATACTGAACAACCGATGGGATGCTTCAGCTTCCGAACCTGAGTATTTAGATCAA GTCCGCACGCAGCACGCGAACCGCTGCGTGGACTTCCTGTCGCGCGAGCTGCGCGTGTGCTCGCCCAAGGAGGCGGAGGAGCGCATCTTCTTCATCTCCGCCAAGGAGGCGCTGCTCACGCGCATGCGCGAGCGGGAGAAGCCCGTCTCTT CGCCGATCCTAGCGGAAGGCCACCAGGTGCGGTACTTCGAGTTCGTGGACTTCGAGCGCAAGTTCGAGGAGTGCATCAGCAAGTCAGCAGTGAGGACCAAGTTCGCGCAGCACTCGCGCCGCGGCAAGAACATCGCCGCTGAGGTCATGGCCGCGCTAGAACAG GTGTACAACACAGCGACGGACCAGAAGGCAGCTAAAGTGGAGAAGCAGCGAGTGCTGCACGAGCAGCTGTCCGCCATCGAGGAGCAGCTCACCACCATCACGCGACAGATGAAGGACAAGATCAACCGCATGGTCGAGAGCGTCGAGCATAAG GTATCGCTAACCCTGAGCCAGGAGATCCGCCGCCTGTCGGCCCTCGTGGACGAGTACGACGCGCCCTTCCGCACCGAGCGCGGCGCCCTCGACCAGTACAAGCGCGCGCTGCACAAGCACGTCGAGTCCGGGCTCGGGTCACGGCTCAAGAAGAGGCTGTCGGCTGATATCGGCAATGAAATGGATCAGGCGCAGAAGGAAATGGCTG ACCGCATGTACAACATCCTGCCGATGCACAAGCGGGCGGCAGCCGCCAGCTACATCATCCCGCACCAGCAGCCCTTCGAGGTGCTGTACCGCCTCAACTGCGACAACCTCTGCGCCGACTTCACCGAGGACCTGTCCTTCCGCTTCTCGTACGGCATCACCGCGCTCATCCAGCGCTTCCAGGGCAAGCACTCCAGCAAGATCGCGCTCAAGAACCCGCCACAGTACACACAG ATCCCGCCATCAGTGAGCTCGATCCCGTCGTCGATGGAGGTGGCCCGCAGCAACGGGCCGACGCTGGCGGGCAGCGTGGGGCTGTCGGCGGAGGAGTGGGGGCTCGTCAGCAAGTTCGCGCTCGGCGCCCTCACCTCGCAGGGCACCATGGGCGGCCTGCTGCTGTCCGGACTT TTGCTGAAGACGGTGGGCTGGCGCTTCGTGGCGGTGACGGGCGTGCTGTACGGCGCGCTGTACGCGTACGAGCGGCTGACGTggacggcgcgggcgcagcagCGCGTGTTCAAGCAGCAGTACGTGGCGCACGCCAGCAAGAAGCTGCGCCTCATCGTCGACCTCACCTCCGCCAACTGCAGCCACCAAGTGCAGCA GGAGCTATCAACGATGTTCGCGCGGCTGTGCCGGCTGATCGACGAGGCGACCACGGAGATGGACTCGGAGCTGTGCGAGGTGAAGGAGGCCATCAAGATGCTGGACAGCGCCTCCACCTCCGCCAAGAAGCTGCGCAACAAGGCCAACTACCTCTCGCACGAGCTCGAGCTCTTCGACGACGCCTTCCTTAAGCTCAACTAG
- the LOC110372680 gene encoding transmembrane GTPase Marf isoform X1, producing MAAYVNRTISMMAGDGPHNVAMLNNGAVRVNMSNVDSPLQIFVRAKKKINDIFVEIDDYVKDAVTFMHAVTGENGIATPQDLANVEAYVSKVQAIREVLKRDHMKVAFFGRTSNGKSTVINAMLHDKILPSGIGHTTNCFLQVEGSDTDESFLRTDGSEEKLNVQSVSQLGHALCASRLQECSLVHVYWPRELCALLRDDVVLVDSPGVDVTPNLDEWIDQYCLDADVFVLVANAESTLMVTEKNFFHKVSTKISQPNIFILNNRWDASASEPEYLDQVRTQHANRCVDFLSRELRVCSPKEAEERIFFISAKEALLTRMREREKPVSSPILAEGHQVRYFEFVDFERKFEECISKSAVRTKFAQHSRRGKNIAAEVMAALEQVYNTATDQKAAKVEKQRVLHEQLSAIEEQLTTITRQMKDKINRMVESVEHKVSLTLSQEIRRLSALVDEYDAPFRTERGALDQYKRALHKHVESGLGSRLKKRLSADIGNEMDQAQKEMADRMYNILPMHKRAAAASYIIPHQQPFEVLYRLNCDNLCADFTEDLSFRFSYGITALIQRFQGKHSSKIALKNPPQYTQIPPSVSSIPSSMEVARSNGPTLAGSVGLSAEEWGLVSKFALGALTSQGTMGGLLLSGLLLKTVGWRFVAVTGVLYGALYAYERLTWTARAQQRVFKQQYVAHASKKLRLIVDLTSANCSHQVQQELSTMFARLCRLIDEATTEMDSELCEVKEAIKMLDSASTSAKKLRNKANYLSHELELFDDAFLKLN from the exons ATGGCTGCGTATGTTAACCGTACGATATCAATGATGGCTGGCGACGGGCCCCACAACGTTGCGATGCTGAACAATGGTGCGGTCCGCGTGAACATGTCCAACGTTGACTCACCGCTACAGATATTTGTGAGGGCTAAGAAGAAGATTAATGATATATTTGTTGAGATAGATGATTATGTCAAAGATGCCGTCACTTTTATGCATG cTGTCACGGGTGAAAATGGCATCGCAACTCCACAGGACCTGGCCAACGTGGAGGCCTATGTATCCAAAGTGCAAGCCATACGAGAAGTGCTCAAACGAGATCACATGAAAGTCGCCTTCTTTGGCCG GACAAGCAACGGTAAGAGTACAGTGATCAACGCGATGTTACACGACAAGATCCTGCCGAGCGGCATCGGGCACACCACCAACTGCTTCCTGCAGGTCGAGGGCTCCGACACCGACGAGTCCTTTCTCAGGACCGACGGCTCCGAGGAGAAGCTTAATGTGCAG TCAGTGAGCCAGCTCGGCCACGCCCTGTGCGCGTCGCGGCTGCAGGAGTGCTCGCTGGTGCACGTGTACTGGCCGCGCGAGCTGTGCGCGCTGCTGCGCGACGACGTGGTGCTGGTGGACAGCCCCGGCGTCGACGTCACGCCCAACCTCGACGAGTGGATCGACCAGTACTGCCTCGACGCCGACGTCTTCGTGCTCGTCGCCAACGCAGAGTCCACGCTCATGGTCACT GAGAAGAACTTCTTTCATAAAGTATCGACAAAAATATCGCAACCGAACATATTCATACTGAACAACCGATGGGATGCTTCAGCTTCCGAACCTGAGTATTTAGATCAA GTCCGCACGCAGCACGCGAACCGCTGCGTGGACTTCCTGTCGCGCGAGCTGCGCGTGTGCTCGCCCAAGGAGGCGGAGGAGCGCATCTTCTTCATCTCCGCCAAGGAGGCGCTGCTCACGCGCATGCGCGAGCGGGAGAAGCCCGTCTCTT CGCCGATCCTAGCGGAAGGCCACCAGGTGCGGTACTTCGAGTTCGTGGACTTCGAGCGCAAGTTCGAGGAGTGCATCAGCAAGTCAGCAGTGAGGACCAAGTTCGCGCAGCACTCGCGCCGCGGCAAGAACATCGCCGCTGAGGTCATGGCCGCGCTAGAACAG GTGTACAACACAGCGACGGACCAGAAGGCAGCTAAAGTGGAGAAGCAGCGAGTGCTGCACGAGCAGCTGTCCGCCATCGAGGAGCAGCTCACCACCATCACGCGACAGATGAAGGACAAGATCAACCGCATGGTCGAGAGCGTCGAGCATAAG GTATCGCTAACCCTGAGCCAGGAGATCCGCCGCCTGTCGGCCCTCGTGGACGAGTACGACGCGCCCTTCCGCACCGAGCGCGGCGCCCTCGACCAGTACAAGCGCGCGCTGCACAAGCACGTCGAGTCCGGGCTCGGGTCACGGCTCAAGAAGAGGCTGTCGGCTGATATCGGCAATGAAATGGATCAGGCGCAGAAGGAAATGGCTG ACCGCATGTACAACATCCTGCCGATGCACAAGCGGGCGGCAGCCGCCAGCTACATCATCCCGCACCAGCAGCCCTTCGAGGTGCTGTACCGCCTCAACTGCGACAACCTCTGCGCCGACTTCACCGAGGACCTGTCCTTCCGCTTCTCGTACGGCATCACCGCGCTCATCCAGCGCTTCCAGGGCAAGCACTCCAGCAAGATCGCGCTCAAGAACCCGCCACAGTACACACAG ATCCCGCCATCAGTGAGCTCGATCCCGTCGTCGATGGAGGTGGCCCGCAGCAACGGGCCGACGCTGGCGGGCAGCGTGGGGCTGTCGGCGGAGGAGTGGGGGCTCGTCAGCAAGTTCGCGCTCGGCGCCCTCACCTCGCAGGGCACCATGGGCGGCCTGCTGCTGTCCGGACTT TTGCTGAAGACGGTGGGCTGGCGCTTCGTGGCGGTGACGGGCGTGCTGTACGGCGCGCTGTACGCGTACGAGCGGCTGACGTggacggcgcgggcgcagcagCGCGTGTTCAAGCAGCAGTACGTGGCGCACGCCAGCAAGAAGCTGCGCCTCATCGTCGACCTCACCTCCGCCAACTGCAGCCACCAAGTGCAGCA GGAGCTATCAACGATGTTCGCGCGGCTGTGCCGGCTGATCGACGAGGCGACCACGGAGATGGACTCGGAGCTGTGCGAGGTGAAGGAGGCCATCAAGATGCTGGACAGCGCCTCCACCTCCGCCAAGAAGCTGCGCAACAAGGCCAACTACCTCTCGCACGAGCTCGAGCTCTTCGACGACGCCTTCCTTAAGCTCAACTAG
- the LOC110374891 gene encoding uncharacterized protein LOC110374891 isoform X2, protein MTVIPERANIVYTNPKFLENTTITVRRYSRKSPYYVNLVGFTKHEWNNNITVDVVLKQFLHNEYRRSFIEMHYKLCDFINKEPFVGGAAKNAGLRCPMPAGHQAMVNMTAPTENFPNVFPFERGSVDIDISVTGTKELVMQMSIKLTFIQKKIAI, encoded by the exons ATGACTGTTATCCCTGAGAGGGCGAATATAGTATACACGAACCCCAAATTCCTGGAGAACACGACGATCACCGTGCGCCGCTATAGCAGGAAGTCTCCCTACTATGTCAACCTTGTTGGCTTCACTAAACATGAATGGAACAACAATATTACG GTGGACGTAGTTCTCAAGCAGTTCTTGCATAACGAGTACCGACGTTCATTTATTGAGATGCATTACAAATTATGCGATTTCATAAACAAGGAGCCTTTTGTAGGGGGCGCTGCAAAAAATGCCGGCCTACGGTGCCCTATGCCAGCC GGACATCAAGCTATGGTGAACATGACGGCTCCTACAGAAAACTTTCCGAATGTGTTTCCCTTCGAGAGAGGCAGCGTGGACATCGACATTTCCGTCACAGGCACGAAGGAGTTGGTCATGCAGATGTCCATCAAATTAACCTTCATACAGAAGAAAATTGcaatataa